One part of the Sphingobacterium sp. LZ7M1 genome encodes these proteins:
- a CDS encoding HEAT repeat domain-containing protein, with product MNFEYFTYYLNYIGTIFSGYPPIARVTFVMVLFLIVVTILAFTRLLVIGYQLNRTEKKKQKTANHFYDKLSFIIKNPSIYEKEEIQRLLEFNITSLKHWKSDYVTDVLLDVKSELMKAGQFNDLNYKNSLEALGLMGFWEKRIRNSGFDKRKEALLVIGEFDNGVNTGVLSKSTFHKNKDIRKAARDLYTNQDKYNPFRFMEENFDEEFTQLDKLRLHSTLIKRSRDGKLPNLLRWVNSSKSPKYIIFILREIGYFKQEEASETLTDLLDKHENRDIRVQMVETLGELGYFEGIPKLIDRYTMETTVVREAIIRTMAILPCQESLEFLVKNYKSTDDNNSKLNIARAISQHGIEGQQALETLKNEVSKTKKEAENMLLAQVTNEKNFTVAQYQTNGLFL from the coding sequence ATGAACTTTGAATACTTCACGTACTACCTAAATTATATAGGTACTATATTCAGCGGCTATCCGCCAATTGCTAGAGTCACTTTTGTAATGGTCCTTTTTTTAATAGTGGTAACCATACTAGCTTTTACCCGCCTATTGGTCATAGGCTATCAATTAAACAGGACTGAGAAAAAGAAACAGAAAACTGCAAACCATTTCTATGATAAACTTTCTTTTATCATTAAAAATCCTTCGATATATGAAAAAGAAGAGATCCAAAGACTATTGGAGTTCAATATTACAAGTTTGAAACATTGGAAATCTGATTATGTAACCGACGTTTTATTGGATGTCAAAAGCGAACTGATGAAAGCTGGCCAATTTAATGATCTCAATTACAAGAACAGTCTTGAAGCCTTAGGTTTAATGGGCTTTTGGGAGAAAAGAATTAGAAACTCAGGCTTTGATAAAAGAAAAGAAGCCTTGTTGGTCATAGGAGAATTTGACAACGGTGTAAATACCGGCGTCCTTTCTAAGTCAACCTTCCATAAAAACAAGGATATCAGGAAAGCCGCAAGAGATCTATACACCAACCAAGACAAATACAACCCCTTTCGTTTTATGGAAGAAAACTTCGATGAGGAGTTTACCCAATTAGATAAACTTCGGCTTCACTCTACCTTAATCAAGAGGTCTAGGGATGGAAAGCTTCCAAACTTATTGCGTTGGGTGAACAGCTCCAAGAGCCCAAAGTATATCATCTTCATCTTGAGGGAAATAGGATATTTCAAACAAGAAGAAGCCTCAGAGACCTTGACAGACTTACTTGATAAGCATGAAAACCGGGATATCCGAGTGCAAATGGTAGAAACCCTTGGTGAGCTAGGTTACTTTGAGGGCATCCCTAAATTAATAGATCGCTATACCATGGAGACTACGGTGGTCCGTGAGGCCATTATCAGGACCATGGCCATACTGCCTTGCCAGGAGTCATTGGAATTCTTGGTCAAGAATTACAAATCAACTGATGACAATAACAGCAAATTAAACATTGCGAGAGCGATCAGTCAGCATGGTATCGAAGGACAACAAGCACTTGAAACACTTAAAAACGAGGTGTCAAAGACCAAAAAGGAAGCTGAAAACATGCTATTAGCTCAAGTAACCAATGAAAAGAACTTTACAGTAGCACAATATCAAACCAATGGCCTATTTCTTTAA
- a CDS encoding helix-turn-helix domain-containing protein yields MAYNLKIIEFVNSQGYLDSELTKEKFSSDLGIPIRHVSQFLKYEYGESYTSFINQLRMAYAEKKLKEQVMDYTIEDLAGICGFSSRASFYRNFQAIHGCSPHKFRNDQLIAQ; encoded by the coding sequence ATGGCTTACAACCTCAAGATTATCGAGTTCGTCAATTCCCAGGGCTATCTTGATAGTGAGCTAACGAAGGAAAAATTCAGCTCTGATTTAGGGATTCCGATCCGTCATGTGAGTCAATTCCTAAAATACGAGTACGGAGAAAGTTATACGAGCTTTATCAATCAATTAAGGATGGCTTATGCAGAGAAGAAGCTCAAGGAACAAGTGATGGACTATACGATTGAGGATTTAGCCGGTATTTGTGGATTCAGTTCCCGTGCTTCCTTCTATAGGAATTTCCAGGCTATCCATGGCTGCTCACCGCATAAGTTCAGGAATGACCAACTTATAGCCCAATAA
- a CDS encoding family 16 glycosylhydrolase, with amino-acid sequence MKRNMSFWILPILILLSCSEKSNENNIVIPEPPPAPKPKEYKYSETPVWFDEFDKDGLPNSELWGYDVGRGDNGWGNNELQYYTNARPENVNIADGILSITARKEKFEGADYTSTRLISKDKGDFLYGRFVVKAKVPAGKGTWPAAWMLPTDWAYGPWPASGEIDILEHVGYEPDVVHITMHTEDYNHVKGTQKEAIKKIQNATTEFHEYRVDWTPEYIRGFVDGEQILHFPNEGKGSGVWPFDKKFHWLLNLAVGGNWGGLKGIDEASFPNVYQVDYVRVYELLNP; translated from the coding sequence ATGAAGAGAAATATGAGCTTTTGGATCTTACCTATCCTTATACTATTGTCCTGTTCAGAAAAATCGAACGAGAACAATATCGTTATCCCTGAACCTCCTCCGGCCCCAAAACCTAAAGAATACAAGTATTCGGAGACACCGGTCTGGTTTGATGAATTCGATAAGGATGGTCTGCCCAATTCCGAACTATGGGGCTATGATGTAGGAAGAGGCGATAACGGATGGGGAAATAATGAATTGCAATATTATACCAATGCCCGTCCGGAGAACGTGAATATTGCCGATGGCATTTTGAGCATTACCGCCAGAAAGGAAAAATTTGAAGGTGCTGACTATACTTCAACCCGCTTGATCAGCAAGGACAAAGGTGATTTCCTGTATGGTAGGTTCGTTGTAAAGGCAAAGGTTCCTGCTGGAAAAGGAACTTGGCCAGCAGCATGGATGTTGCCTACCGACTGGGCATACGGCCCATGGCCAGCTTCTGGGGAAATTGATATCCTGGAACATGTGGGTTACGAACCGGATGTAGTGCATATCACCATGCACACCGAAGATTATAACCATGTTAAGGGCACCCAAAAGGAAGCCATTAAGAAGATTCAAAATGCGACCACCGAATTTCACGAATACCGCGTGGACTGGACTCCTGAGTATATCAGAGGTTTTGTGGACGGCGAACAGATCCTGCACTTTCCAAATGAAGGTAAAGGAAGCGGCGTTTGGCCATTTGACAAGAAGTTCCACTGGTTGCTGAACTTGGCAGTCGGAGGTAATTGGGGCGGATTAAAAGGCATTGATGAAGCCTCATTCCCTAATGTTTATCAAGTAGATTATGTTCGGGTTTACGAACTGTTGAACCCATAA